In one Methylocaldum szegediense genomic region, the following are encoded:
- a CDS encoding YbdD/YjiX family protein produces the protein MLKTVKTLWHWLREVTGDDAYEKYLAHWRTHHAHEGGEPLSRKDFFDAELRRRWSGVKRCC, from the coding sequence ATGTTGAAAACAGTCAAGACGCTATGGCATTGGTTGCGGGAAGTGACGGGCGACGACGCTTATGAAAAATATCTCGCGCATTGGCGCACTCATCATGCCCACGAGGGCGGGGAGCCGCTGAGCCGCAAGGATTTTTTCGATGCCGAACTACGCCGGCGGTGGAGCGGCGTCAAGCGCTGTTGTTGA
- a CDS encoding Ni/Fe hydrogenase subunit alpha, with translation MAVEFKSERQAFESGLSIPARREGDAVLDLRIRGTRIESLALQIFEQSRLLAACLEGRPCFDVPDTVARICGTGPVAQQMSAVQGLESALGCRPTAWIQAMRRVMCCGEWIASHTLHIYLLAAPDFLGFPSLAEMSRDFPDEVRRGLRLYDLGCELVRLFRASSSRSAGIRIGGFYHAPSKVQVRQLVERLRAALEDAEGLVAWAGAIDLPRSEQAFIEVALSEPNAYPMFGGWIVFSIGSDIAAENFETHFHVRRDPYSKTDGSSTKGRSYLTGPLARLNLNLDRLPGPVADALRKTGIAFPSRNIFHSIVARAAEVYFALTEAIRLLDGYEPQPSYVDARTGAGIGFGCTEAPQGILRHRYELDVHGRVMRARIVSPAMHNQARIEEDLWEALQAFGTERTDEELRLHGQRVIRNYDPCIACSTDFLQLNVVRC, from the coding sequence ATGGCAGTTGAATTCAAGAGCGAGCGACAGGCTTTCGAATCCGGGTTATCCATTCCCGCACGCCGTGAAGGGGACGCTGTTCTGGACTTGCGCATCCGCGGTACGAGAATCGAGAGTCTCGCTCTTCAGATTTTCGAACAATCCCGGCTGCTCGCGGCGTGTCTCGAAGGGCGCCCGTGTTTCGATGTGCCCGACACGGTCGCGCGAATTTGTGGGACCGGCCCGGTGGCCCAACAAATGAGCGCGGTGCAAGGGCTCGAATCGGCGCTGGGCTGCCGTCCGACAGCCTGGATTCAGGCGATGCGAAGGGTTATGTGCTGCGGCGAATGGATCGCGAGTCATACGCTGCACATTTACTTGCTGGCCGCCCCGGACTTTCTCGGTTTTCCGAGTCTCGCCGAAATGTCGCGGGACTTTCCGGATGAAGTGCGCCGTGGCTTACGTTTGTACGACTTGGGTTGTGAACTGGTTCGGTTGTTTCGCGCTTCGTCTTCGCGTTCTGCCGGAATCCGGATTGGCGGGTTTTACCATGCACCGTCCAAGGTTCAGGTCCGGCAGTTGGTCGAGCGATTGCGCGCCGCTTTGGAGGATGCCGAGGGTTTGGTGGCTTGGGCCGGTGCCATTGATTTGCCGCGCAGCGAACAAGCGTTCATCGAGGTGGCCCTGAGCGAACCGAATGCCTATCCGATGTTTGGCGGTTGGATCGTTTTCAGTATCGGCTCGGACATCGCGGCCGAGAATTTTGAAACGCATTTCCATGTACGTCGTGACCCGTATTCCAAAACCGATGGTTCATCAACCAAGGGAAGGTCATATCTCACCGGGCCTCTCGCGCGGCTGAACCTGAACCTGGATCGATTGCCCGGCCCGGTGGCCGATGCCTTGCGCAAGACCGGCATTGCTTTCCCTAGTCGAAACATTTTTCACAGCATCGTGGCACGAGCGGCGGAGGTCTATTTCGCGCTAACCGAAGCTATACGCCTGCTCGACGGGTATGAGCCACAACCGTCGTATGTCGACGCGCGAACGGGTGCCGGAATAGGGTTCGGTTGTACCGAAGCGCCGCAGGGGATTCTCCGTCATCGCTATGAACTCGACGTCCACGGTCGTGTAATGCGTGCGCGGATCGTGTCTCCGGCTATGCACAATCAGGCGCGCATAGAGGAGGACCTTTGGGAAGCGTTGCAAGCTTTCGGCACGGAGCGGACCGACGAGGAATTGCGGCTGCACGGACAGCGGGTGATCCGTAATTACGATCCGTGCATCGCGTGTTCAACCGATTTTCTCCAACTGAATGTAGTACGATGTTGA
- a CDS encoding two-component system response regulator, with the protein MTRDDRPLILIVDDVPDNLHTLMNALRDDYAVIAATSGEKALELARRRPQPKLILLDIKMPNMDGYSVLARLKAAPATADIPVIFVTSLAEAAGEGHDLPPGAADCITKPIDPELLRMKVRTQLDLNRQGGRRGRLLGASAKDSSSALPTLLVVDDIPDNIHELLEALKDEYRIQVANSGAKALEQIRGPNPPDLVLLDIKMPAMDGYEVCRRIKALPVGDRIPVIFVTVIDAAEQKVRGFEVGAADYITKPFDIDEVRARVRTHLELARLRLSLEQLVAQRTALLEKSEEKYRILADYSPNWEYWLAPDGSYLYVSPACLDVSGYAPADFFADAGLMERIVHPADRETWCQRGPSAAARLGAEPLILRICTKDGEERWIEHVCKPVFDAAGKPRGVRGSFRDITDRQLAEQRIHFLTHRDTLTGLPNRALFAELLAQSIQYADSSQGSFALLFLDLDNLKTVNESLGHSFGDRILIEVAKRLQAMLPGRDAIARIGGGEFNIILEIDDSIPIDLTAQHVLDTLAEPYVLDGKNVYVGASIGIALYPSDGRDVEMLQSCAEAALHQAKAQGKGTVCFFSPELTRRAKHRLMLDAELRAALEGNELLLYYQPQIDLVNGRIVGLESLVRWQHPERGIVPPGEFIPLAEESGLVVRLGDWVLREACRQIKQWSEAGLTPRQTAVNVSAVQLSRGRLIDSVKAALSETGIRPEQLELEITESCVLTDRDQSFKALADLRALGVRLSIDDFGTGYCSLSYLQQLEVHKLKVDISFVRGMTTNNGKASIVRAIIALGHSLGLEVIAEGVEDEDQVHYLRSLKCDVIQGYLIGRPMPADEMTRFLASFDPPPILTDARPMLRP; encoded by the coding sequence ATGACCAGAGACGACCGGCCGCTTATTCTCATCGTCGATGACGTGCCCGACAACCTGCACACACTGATGAATGCGCTCCGCGACGACTACGCGGTTATCGCCGCCACCAGCGGAGAAAAGGCGCTAGAGCTTGCGCGGCGCCGGCCGCAGCCCAAGTTGATCCTGCTCGACATCAAAATGCCCAACATGGATGGCTATTCGGTTCTGGCTCGTCTAAAAGCCGCTCCGGCCACTGCCGACATTCCGGTTATTTTCGTGACATCCCTGGCCGAAGCGGCCGGTGAAGGGCACGACCTACCCCCGGGCGCGGCCGATTGCATCACCAAACCGATCGATCCCGAGCTGCTGCGCATGAAAGTGCGAACCCAATTGGACCTGAACCGCCAGGGCGGTAGACGAGGGCGCCTTCTTGGCGCCTCGGCAAAGGACTCGTCCTCAGCACTGCCCACTCTGCTCGTCGTCGACGACATTCCGGATAACATTCACGAGTTGCTAGAAGCATTAAAGGACGAGTACCGGATTCAAGTGGCAAATAGTGGCGCGAAGGCGCTCGAACAGATACGGGGACCGAATCCGCCCGATCTGGTGCTGCTGGACATTAAGATGCCCGCGATGGACGGCTACGAGGTCTGCCGCCGTATCAAAGCTCTGCCGGTGGGCGATCGGATTCCGGTGATCTTTGTCACCGTGATCGATGCCGCCGAACAGAAAGTTCGCGGCTTCGAAGTCGGTGCCGCCGATTACATTACCAAACCTTTCGACATCGACGAAGTTCGCGCCCGCGTTCGAACTCACCTGGAACTCGCGCGTCTGCGCCTGTCTCTCGAACAACTCGTCGCGCAGCGCACCGCGTTGTTGGAAAAGAGCGAGGAAAAATACCGCATCCTGGCCGACTACTCCCCGAACTGGGAATACTGGCTGGCACCGGACGGCAGCTATCTGTACGTATCGCCGGCCTGTCTCGACGTCTCGGGTTATGCGCCGGCGGACTTCTTCGCCGATGCGGGCCTGATGGAAAGAATCGTTCATCCGGCCGACCGGGAAACTTGGTGCCAGCGCGGTCCATCGGCCGCCGCCCGACTCGGTGCCGAGCCGCTGATTCTTCGCATCTGCACGAAGGATGGCGAGGAACGCTGGATCGAACACGTGTGCAAGCCGGTGTTCGACGCCGCGGGCAAGCCTCGGGGGGTGCGCGGTTCATTCCGCGACATCACCGACCGGCAGCTAGCCGAACAGAGGATCCATTTCCTCACCCACCGCGACACCCTGACCGGGTTGCCGAACCGAGCGCTGTTCGCCGAATTGCTTGCCCAGTCGATCCAGTACGCCGACAGCAGTCAGGGTTCGTTCGCCCTGCTGTTTCTCGATCTCGACAACCTCAAGACGGTGAACGAAAGCCTTGGCCACAGTTTTGGCGATCGGATATTGATCGAGGTCGCCAAGCGCTTGCAGGCCATGCTGCCCGGGCGCGATGCGATCGCGCGCATCGGCGGTGGTGAATTCAACATCATTCTCGAAATCGACGACAGCATTCCGATCGATCTGACGGCGCAACATGTGCTCGATACCCTGGCCGAGCCCTATGTGCTCGACGGCAAGAACGTCTATGTCGGCGCCAGTATCGGTATCGCGCTTTACCCCTCCGACGGCCGCGATGTTGAAATGCTGCAAAGCTGCGCCGAGGCGGCGCTCCATCAGGCTAAAGCGCAGGGAAAAGGCACCGTGTGTTTTTTCTCGCCGGAACTGACCCGCCGGGCGAAACACCGTCTGATGCTTGATGCCGAGTTGCGCGCGGCGCTGGAGGGTAATGAGCTGCTCCTCTACTATCAGCCGCAGATCGACCTGGTCAACGGGCGGATTGTCGGCCTCGAATCGTTAGTCCGATGGCAACATCCTGAGCGGGGCATAGTTCCGCCGGGCGAGTTTATTCCGCTCGCCGAAGAGAGCGGCCTGGTGGTGCGGCTCGGCGATTGGGTCTTGCGCGAGGCTTGCCGGCAAATCAAGCAGTGGTCGGAAGCCGGGCTGACGCCGCGTCAGACGGCGGTGAACGTTTCCGCCGTCCAATTGAGCCGTGGCCGGCTGATTGATTCGGTTAAGGCCGCCCTTTCGGAAACCGGCATCCGGCCCGAACAACTGGAACTCGAAATCACCGAGAGCTGCGTGCTGACGGACCGCGATCAATCCTTCAAAGCTTTGGCCGATTTGCGGGCGCTCGGGGTGCGTCTGTCGATCGACGACTTTGGCACCGGCTATTGCTCGCTTTCCTATCTGCAACAGCTTGAAGTGCACAAGCTGAAAGTGGATATCTCCTTCGTTCGCGGCATGACTACCAACAACGGCAAGGCCTCAATCGTCAGGGCCATCATCGCGCTAGGTCATAGCTTGGGACTGGAGGTTATCGCTGAGGGGGTCGAAGACGAAGATCAGGTCCACTACCTGCGTTCGCTGAAATGCGACGTGATCCAGGGTTATCTGATCGGACGGCCGATGCCGGCCGATGAGATGACGCGCTTTCTGGCGTCTTTCGACCCGCCGCCGATTCTCACCGACGCACGTCCTATGCTTCGTCCATGA
- the oadA gene encoding sodium-extruding oxaloacetate decarboxylase subunit alpha, protein MSKVYITDTVLRDAHQSLIATRLRTEDMLPICDHLDRVGYWSLEVWGGATFDACLRFLKEDPWERLRKLRRALPHTRLQMLLRGQNLLGYRHYSDDVVREFVRLAAKEGIDVFRIFDALNDIRNMETAIKAVKEAGKHAQAAICYTVSPVHTVDLYVEQALALVDMGADSIAIKDMAGLLTPAATTELISSLWSSLTVPLHIHSHATSGLAEMCELKAVEHGCTHIDTAISSFAGGTSHPATESMVVALRGTPYDTGLDLELLQEIAAYFAEVRKKYRRFESEFTGVDTRVQVNQVPGGMMSNLAKQLEEQGALDRILDVFDEIPRVRRDLGYPPLVTPTSQIVGTQAVLNVITGERYKSITNEVKRYLQGGYGRPPAPVDPDLQRRALGPELPIECRPADLLSPELDKLRAEIGDLVESETDLMIYAMFPEVGRTFLKERREGRLQPEPLAPPEAPSQPVERGEVPTEFKVFVHGEVYDVHITGANFNDQRHRRFYITLDGVPQEVDLEVLSGYRRAVAPSGRPVPGKPGDVVTAMPGNIVDILVRLGDKVSAGQGVLVTEAMKMEAEIQAPISGTVVAIHVEKGDRVNPNEVLMEIREDSVFA, encoded by the coding sequence ATGAGCAAGGTTTACATCACCGACACCGTATTGCGCGATGCACATCAGTCCCTGATTGCAACTCGCCTGCGCACCGAGGACATGCTGCCCATCTGCGACCACTTGGACAGAGTCGGCTATTGGTCGTTGGAAGTCTGGGGTGGCGCCACCTTCGACGCCTGCCTTAGGTTTTTGAAGGAGGACCCTTGGGAGCGCCTGCGCAAGCTTCGCCGCGCCTTGCCGCACACCCGTTTGCAGATGCTGCTACGCGGCCAGAATCTCTTGGGTTACCGGCATTATTCCGACGATGTGGTGCGCGAGTTCGTCCGGCTTGCTGCCAAGGAAGGGATAGACGTATTCCGAATCTTCGACGCCCTCAACGACATCCGCAATATGGAGACCGCCATAAAAGCGGTGAAGGAAGCGGGGAAGCACGCCCAGGCCGCCATTTGCTACACCGTGAGCCCGGTACACACGGTCGATCTTTACGTGGAACAGGCTTTGGCCCTAGTCGACATGGGCGCCGACAGCATCGCTATCAAGGACATGGCGGGACTCCTGACGCCCGCCGCGACGACGGAACTGATTTCGTCGCTCTGGTCCAGTCTCACCGTGCCGCTGCATATCCATTCCCACGCCACCTCGGGGCTGGCCGAAATGTGCGAGTTGAAAGCGGTCGAGCACGGCTGTACCCACATCGACACGGCGATATCGTCCTTCGCTGGTGGCACCAGCCACCCGGCGACCGAGAGCATGGTGGTCGCCTTGCGAGGCACCCCGTACGATACCGGATTGGATCTGGAGTTGCTGCAGGAGATCGCCGCCTATTTCGCCGAAGTGCGCAAAAAATATCGTCGGTTCGAAAGCGAATTCACCGGTGTCGACACCCGGGTTCAGGTCAACCAGGTGCCGGGCGGGATGATGTCGAACCTGGCCAAGCAGCTGGAAGAGCAGGGTGCGCTGGACCGTATCCTCGATGTTTTCGACGAGATCCCCAGGGTACGCCGCGATCTGGGCTACCCGCCGCTGGTGACCCCGACTTCGCAAATCGTCGGCACGCAGGCGGTGCTCAATGTGATCACCGGCGAGCGTTACAAGTCCATCACCAATGAAGTCAAACGCTATCTCCAAGGGGGCTACGGCCGGCCGCCGGCACCGGTCGACCCGGACTTACAGCGCCGCGCCCTCGGTCCGGAGCTGCCGATCGAATGTCGTCCCGCTGACCTGCTATCCCCGGAGCTGGACAAGTTGCGTGCGGAAATCGGCGACCTCGTGGAGAGCGAAACCGATCTGATGATCTACGCCATGTTTCCGGAAGTCGGACGAACATTCCTCAAAGAACGTCGGGAAGGCCGGTTGCAACCGGAGCCTTTGGCTCCGCCGGAAGCACCGTCCCAACCGGTTGAGCGCGGCGAGGTGCCGACTGAATTCAAGGTGTTCGTTCACGGCGAGGTCTATGACGTCCACATCACCGGCGCCAATTTCAACGACCAGCGCCACCGTCGGTTCTACATCACGCTCGACGGTGTGCCTCAGGAAGTCGACCTCGAGGTGTTGAGTGGTTACCGGCGCGCCGTCGCGCCGAGCGGGCGTCCCGTGCCGGGTAAGCCGGGCGACGTGGTGACCGCGATGCCGGGGAACATCGTCGACATCCTGGTGCGGCTGGGGGACAAGGTGAGCGCTGGCCAAGGGGTCCTGGTCACCGAGGCGATGAAGATGGAAGCGGAAATCCAAGCCCCCATCTCCGGCACGGTCGTCGCGATTCACGTCGAGAAAGGCGACCGGGTGAATCCGAACGAAGTGTTGATGGAAATCCGCGAGGACTCGGTTTTCGCATAG
- a CDS encoding c-type cytochrome, with the protein MILFFLLLSGGLPVRADGLFFRVEGDALKEVSREELARTLSLKTLVTENPTTGKKATYQGVDLIDLLNLGFGDRWKRYDAVKFVSRDGYQPLMTPKTILAHRGLAAFREDGRDGLNPFQRGRGEMVDPGPFWVVWDVFEDPAAKSDPWVSWPWQLVGMELVRLDLEFPRAAPPADASEEVKRGFTAFLQHCVKCHRINGEGGDIGPELNYPVSVTEYWQPAWLPKFIADPRSVKWNSKMVGFYPGVQNREAIIRDIVAYLNVMARHKIEPNGMSQSEVRLRFETQ; encoded by the coding sequence TTGATTCTGTTTTTTCTCCTATTGAGTGGAGGCTTGCCGGTCCGCGCCGACGGTTTGTTCTTTCGTGTCGAAGGTGACGCGCTTAAGGAGGTAAGCCGGGAGGAGTTGGCCAGAACGTTATCTCTCAAAACTTTGGTTACCGAGAACCCGACCACTGGCAAAAAGGCGACGTATCAGGGCGTGGACCTGATCGACTTGCTCAACCTGGGCTTCGGCGACCGTTGGAAGCGCTACGATGCCGTGAAATTCGTCAGTCGGGACGGCTATCAGCCGCTGATGACGCCCAAAACGATTCTCGCTCACCGCGGGTTGGCGGCTTTTCGGGAAGATGGCCGCGATGGCTTAAATCCATTCCAACGCGGCAGGGGCGAAATGGTCGATCCAGGCCCTTTTTGGGTGGTTTGGGATGTCTTCGAAGACCCCGCAGCCAAGTCCGATCCATGGGTCAGTTGGCCCTGGCAATTGGTCGGTATGGAACTCGTCCGGCTGGACCTCGAATTTCCCCGTGCCGCGCCGCCCGCCGATGCTTCGGAGGAAGTCAAACGCGGATTCACTGCCTTTCTACAGCACTGCGTCAAGTGTCACCGGATCAACGGCGAAGGCGGCGATATCGGTCCCGAACTGAACTATCCGGTCAGCGTCACGGAATACTGGCAACCGGCATGGCTTCCGAAGTTCATCGCCGATCCGCGCTCGGTCAAGTGGAACAGCAAGATGGTCGGCTTCTATCCAGGCGTGCAGAACCGGGAGGCAATCATCCGGGATATCGTGGCCTACCTGAACGTAATGGCGCGGCACAAAATCGAACCGAATGGTATGTCTCAGTCGGAAGTGAGGCTGCGATTCGAAACTCAATGA
- a CDS encoding bestrophin family protein: MINYDPKSWWGLIFKFHKSDTFRRLLPAMTTVAMFTGAVAYVDRDLLPEGLRGTNLVHSLLGFVISLLLVFRTNTAYERWWEGRRQWGALVNISRNLALKCNAYLRLGHPSRPVIAKHIAGYAVILHDHLRGPGKPESRPGGTHGPNLIANSLIREIDRLHRGGDLSGVQYLNLNAELTAMTDICGACERIKKTPIPYSYSLFIKKFIFVYIVTMPFCFVHEFGYWTILFTTFVFFVLASLELIAEEIEDPFGDDANDLPTEELAKTIGANVSAILLRKWEMVSSDSPKHAASEPTASAL; encoded by the coding sequence GTGATCAATTACGATCCCAAATCGTGGTGGGGCCTGATTTTCAAGTTCCACAAAAGCGACACGTTTAGACGATTGTTGCCGGCCATGACGACGGTGGCTATGTTCACCGGCGCTGTCGCCTACGTCGACCGCGACCTGCTGCCCGAAGGGCTTAGAGGCACGAACCTGGTGCACTCTCTACTCGGCTTCGTGATTTCGCTGCTCCTGGTGTTTCGAACTAATACCGCGTACGAGCGCTGGTGGGAAGGCCGGCGACAGTGGGGGGCTTTGGTCAACATATCGCGCAATTTGGCACTGAAGTGCAACGCGTATCTTCGCCTCGGCCATCCGTCTAGACCTGTCATCGCCAAGCATATCGCGGGCTATGCCGTGATACTCCACGACCACCTCCGTGGGCCCGGAAAGCCGGAAAGCCGACCGGGCGGCACCCATGGTCCGAATCTTATCGCCAATAGTTTGATCAGAGAAATCGACCGGCTGCACCGGGGCGGAGATCTGTCCGGTGTGCAGTATTTGAACCTCAATGCCGAACTGACGGCCATGACGGACATCTGCGGCGCCTGCGAACGCATCAAGAAAACGCCGATCCCGTATTCCTATAGCCTCTTCATCAAGAAATTTATTTTCGTCTACATCGTCACCATGCCGTTCTGCTTCGTGCACGAATTTGGCTACTGGACGATCCTGTTCACGACCTTCGTGTTCTTCGTTCTGGCCAGCTTGGAGCTAATCGCCGAAGAAATCGAAGATCCGTTCGGCGACGATGCCAACGACCTTCCCACGGAAGAATTGGCGAAGACGATCGGCGCCAACGTAAGCGCGATCTTGCTGAGAAAATGGGAGATGGTTAGTTCGGATTCCCCGAAACACGCCGCTTCCGAACCTACAGCTTCGGCGCTTTGA
- a CDS encoding hybrid sensor histidine kinase/response regulator has translation MAAWQGYVRFDGAAGPRMVTVGLYENPPKVYTGEHGRPAGLFVELLSEIARIEGWKLRYVPCEWADCLGWVEQGQLDLLPDVAFSAERAQRFDFHTVSVAGSWSQVYCSPRLKVTSLADLAGKRIAILQEGVQQSFFAQLMASGNYGYREVPVTSLDQGYAAVASGQADAVVTNSFFAAHNGAKYKLQETPIVFLPSNLYFATGKGRNADLLERIDAHLTNWRRSDSPIYFDALHRAMAAPPEMLVPTWVQWWLAALAGGLLLLVAVSLLLRRQVERRTRELVATARELESQRANLEHLVAARTAELVAAKEEAERLTQVKSDFLANMSHEIRTPINAILGMLYLALKNELPAGLRNQLTKAQSAARSLLGIINDILDFSKIEAGKLTIEQVEFSLDVVLEQLADTVGYQAEQKGIEFLIRHDPTIPVRLIGDPLRLGQILLNLCGNAVKFTESGEIELAFQRVDAKDTEITIRVSVRDTGIGMSPDVQKTVFEKFTQADQKTTRRFGGTGLGLAISKNLVELMGGRIWVENSEPGKGTTICFTVCLQIAKEAQVRQLELVERVGPLLAGVRVLVVDDNQVSRDILADMLRFFRLDVGTVASGAAALAELRAAASRPYDLVLMDWSMPGMNGDEATQRIHCDTAIPHQPKVIMITAYGREDVIRLAEQAGVDGFLIKPVSPSILLDSILSVLGRRRIFQANEGYRPSSPDLIGSSRLAGARVLVVEDNDINREFAIELLRGEGIEVDSAANGEEALDRVQRHDYDAVLLDIQMPVMDGFEAARRIRALADAPGGERFAHLPIIAMTALAMAKDAEQSRMAGMNDHITKPIAPDQLMATLAKWIRLPAMRRAGVPQTEESFADLLELTSLDSREGIRRIGGKADAYRRQLRRFREHYADAVAELQRAAERGVREAEEYCHMLKGVAGNLGARELYRKLGQIDTLLRQGDLPDATALAELSGLLEAVLRDIDSLSAKPAPESAGGAVLLNYTRLLERLDDLEHAFENDLGAAEPLFGELRSGTAGTPFEPQIAAIAASFDVFDIDKALAQLGALRESLRQAQAREGYHDQRRPAAYSHRR, from the coding sequence GTGGCCGCATGGCAAGGATACGTCCGCTTCGATGGGGCGGCGGGTCCGCGCATGGTCACGGTCGGGCTCTATGAAAATCCGCCCAAGGTCTATACGGGCGAGCATGGCCGGCCGGCCGGTCTGTTCGTCGAACTGTTAAGCGAGATTGCGCGGATTGAGGGTTGGAAATTGCGCTATGTGCCATGCGAGTGGGCGGATTGTCTCGGTTGGGTGGAGCAGGGACAGCTCGACCTACTGCCCGACGTAGCTTTTTCCGCCGAGCGCGCTCAGCGCTTCGACTTTCACACGGTGTCCGTCGCTGGCAGCTGGTCGCAGGTCTACTGCAGCCCTCGGTTAAAGGTAACCTCCCTGGCGGATTTAGCCGGCAAGCGCATCGCTATCTTGCAGGAAGGCGTCCAGCAATCCTTCTTCGCCCAGTTGATGGCGAGCGGAAACTACGGTTACCGAGAGGTTCCGGTCACCTCGCTCGACCAAGGCTATGCAGCCGTGGCGTCCGGCCAGGCGGACGCCGTGGTGACCAACAGTTTCTTTGCCGCGCACAACGGCGCCAAATACAAGCTCCAGGAAACGCCGATCGTTTTTCTGCCCAGCAATCTCTACTTCGCTACGGGCAAGGGCCGCAACGCCGACCTTCTGGAACGCATTGACGCACATCTAACCAATTGGCGGCGTAGCGACAGTCCGATTTATTTCGACGCCTTGCACCGCGCCATGGCAGCACCTCCGGAAATGCTGGTGCCGACCTGGGTGCAATGGTGGCTGGCGGCATTAGCCGGCGGGTTGTTGCTGCTAGTGGCGGTCAGCCTGCTGCTACGCCGGCAGGTGGAGCGCCGCACTCGCGAACTGGTTGCCACCGCGCGGGAACTGGAGAGCCAGCGCGCGAACCTAGAACACCTGGTTGCCGCCCGAACCGCAGAACTGGTCGCGGCGAAGGAGGAGGCCGAGCGTCTGACCCAGGTCAAGAGCGATTTTCTCGCTAATATGAGCCACGAGATCCGCACGCCGATCAATGCCATCCTCGGCATGCTGTACCTGGCTCTGAAGAACGAATTGCCTGCGGGGCTGCGCAACCAGCTCACCAAGGCCCAATCGGCGGCACGTTCGCTTCTAGGCATCATCAACGATATCCTCGATTTTTCGAAGATCGAGGCGGGCAAGCTCACGATCGAGCAGGTCGAGTTCAGTCTCGATGTGGTGCTCGAGCAACTGGCCGACACGGTGGGCTACCAGGCCGAACAGAAGGGCATCGAGTTCCTGATCCGCCATGACCCGACAATCCCAGTACGGCTCATCGGCGATCCGCTCCGTCTGGGACAGATTCTATTGAACTTATGTGGAAACGCCGTGAAGTTCACCGAGTCGGGCGAAATCGAATTGGCTTTCCAGCGCGTCGATGCCAAGGACACCGAAATCACCATTCGAGTTTCTGTGCGTGACACCGGCATCGGAATGTCCCCGGACGTTCAGAAAACGGTTTTCGAGAAGTTCACCCAGGCCGACCAGAAGACTACGCGCAGGTTCGGAGGTACCGGGCTCGGGCTCGCCATTAGCAAGAATCTTGTCGAGCTGATGGGAGGGCGCATCTGGGTGGAGAATTCGGAGCCGGGCAAGGGCACCACCATCTGTTTCACGGTGTGTCTGCAGATCGCCAAGGAGGCTCAGGTTCGGCAGCTTGAACTGGTGGAGCGGGTGGGGCCGCTGCTCGCAGGTGTGCGCGTGCTGGTGGTCGACGACAATCAAGTTTCCCGGGACATACTCGCCGATATGCTGCGTTTCTTCCGGCTGGACGTGGGCACTGTGGCCAGCGGGGCGGCGGCGTTGGCTGAGCTCCGCGCTGCGGCTTCCAGGCCTTACGACCTGGTTCTAATGGATTGGTCCATGCCGGGCATGAACGGCGACGAGGCTACGCAGCGCATCCACTGCGATACGGCCATCCCGCATCAGCCCAAGGTGATTATGATTACGGCCTACGGCCGCGAGGATGTCATTCGCCTGGCGGAGCAGGCGGGCGTGGACGGATTTCTCATCAAGCCGGTATCACCTTCGATCCTACTCGACTCGATTCTCTCCGTGTTGGGGCGCAGACGCATCTTTCAGGCGAACGAAGGATACCGCCCGAGCAGCCCCGACCTTATTGGCAGCAGCCGGCTAGCCGGAGCGCGCGTGCTGGTGGTTGAAGACAACGACATTAATCGGGAGTTTGCTATCGAACTGCTGCGCGGCGAGGGCATCGAAGTCGACTCTGCGGCGAACGGCGAAGAGGCTCTTGATCGCGTGCAACGCCATGACTACGACGCCGTACTGTTGGATATCCAAATGCCCGTGATGGATGGGTTTGAGGCCGCACGCCGAATACGCGCGCTGGCCGATGCTCCCGGCGGCGAGCGATTCGCCCACTTGCCGATCATTGCCATGACCGCGTTGGCAATGGCTAAGGATGCCGAGCAGAGCCGGATGGCGGGCATGAACGACCATATCACCAAACCTATCGCGCCGGATCAGCTGATGGCCACGCTCGCCAAGTGGATTCGCTTACCGGCAATGCGGCGGGCCGGCGTGCCCCAAACCGAGGAGAGCTTCGCCGATCTGCTGGAGCTGACCAGCCTCGACAGCCGCGAAGGCATTCGCCGCATCGGCGGGAAAGCGGACGCCTATCGCAGGCAACTGCGGCGTTTCCGGGAGCATTATGCCGACGCCGTTGCCGAGTTGCAGCGGGCGGCGGAGCGAGGCGTACGTGAGGCCGAGGAATACTGTCATATGCTTAAGGGCGTTGCCGGCAACCTCGGCGCACGCGAACTCTACCGCAAGCTCGGGCAAATCGATACCCTGCTCAGGCAGGGGGACTTGCCGGATGCGACCGCCCTGGCCGAGCTGAGCGGGCTGTTGGAGGCCGTATTGCGCGATATCGACAGCCTGTCTGCTAAACCGGCTCCCGAGTCCGCGGGCGGCGCCGTGTTGCTTAATTACACTAGATTGCTAGAACGGCTGGACGATCTGGAGCACGCTTTTGAAAACGATCTGGGCGCTGCCGAACCCCTGTTCGGAGAGCTGCGATCAGGCACGGCCGGCACACCTTTCGAACCTCAGATCGCCGCCATCGCGGCTAGCTTCGATGTGTTCGACATCGATAAGGCGTTGGCGCAGCTGGGAGCATTGCGAGAAAGTCTGAGACAAGCCCAAGCGAGGGAGGGGTATCATGACCAGAGACGACCGGCCGCTTATTCTCATCGTCGATGA